In one Polycladomyces zharkentensis genomic region, the following are encoded:
- a CDS encoding RuvA C-terminal domain-containing protein has protein sequence MNHNHIIGYATLALKNLGYSKDEIWKVIHEMHRLFDFKSEEEAAEQADSFLREDS, from the coding sequence ATGAACCATAATCATATAATCGGTTATGCGACATTGGCATTAAAGAACCTGGGGTATTCCAAAGATGAGATTTGGAAAGTGATTCACGAGATGCACAGGCTGTTTGATTTTAAGTCGGAAGAAGAAGCCGCTGAACAAGCCGATTCTTTTCTACGAGAAGACAGTTAA
- the cas6 gene encoding CRISPR-associated endoribonuclease Cas6: MLSNTFRCPIIYWNDLAYKAILNGPKRSWAICPKTTEYGSRKSTRSRSCGLIRNCPSLLYHHPLTKDFQQQIQRNMLKKYQLVYQSNPITERFDIQPVASFKQRVSFYKEIIIKGYVGKFRLSADDPKLLSLALDTGLGAKGSLGFGCIEQVNVQEGKKAC; encoded by the coding sequence ATGCTTTCGAATACATTCAGGTGCCCAATAATTTATTGGAATGACCTTGCTTACAAGGCCATTTTGAATGGCCCGAAACGGTCTTGGGCCATCTGTCCCAAGACAACAGAGTACGGATCGAGGAAATCCACGCGTTCTCGTTCCTGTGGTTTGATCCGCAACTGCCCTTCTTTGTTGTATCATCACCCGCTGACAAAAGACTTCCAGCAGCAGATTCAACGGAACATGTTGAAAAAGTACCAACTCGTGTATCAATCGAATCCCATTACCGAGCGGTTTGACATTCAACCGGTGGCTTCATTTAAGCAACGCGTCTCCTTTTATAAAGAGATCATCATCAAAGGATATGTCGGGAAATTCAGGTTGTCAGCAGATGATCCCAAACTCTTATCTCTTGCATTGGATACGGGTTTGGGAGCGAAGGGTAGCCTGGGTTTTGGATGCATCGAACAGGTGAATGTCCAAGAAGGTAAAAAAGCATGCTGA